The following coding sequences are from one Melanotaenia boesemani isolate fMelBoe1 chromosome 17, fMelBoe1.pri, whole genome shotgun sequence window:
- the LOC121628076 gene encoding T-cell ecto-ADP-ribosyltransferase 1-like, whose protein sequence is MKNMMIFTPLCLTLCWMLSVDSMMIPCSHRLNMGGQSVDDMYDGCNNKASMDKIKKRFSEELTSGEEYAWAWKNAEMCANEKFKIRSNEDMALTKDHMQAICVYTNEGVYPQFNEAVREQRKNYTKSFQYHILHSLLTTAIRILNPKRRCHTTYRRTKAAFTGKLNQKIRFGSFASSSYRTDLTLFGNETCFKIKTCYGGYLKNYSFFNDTEQEFLIPPYEMFTIKGIVKDKELDDCNIVYVLKSAGRKSNLNCKLFSFIQKFKNHVISFLSPKPR, encoded by the coding sequence ATCCCTTGCAGTCACCGGTTAAACATGGGTGGGCAATCGGTTGATGACATGTACGATGGCTGCAACAACAAAGCGTCAATGGACAAGATCAAAAAGCGGTTTTCTGAAGAGCTGACAAGTGGAGAAGAATATGCATGGGCCTGGAAAAATGCTGAAATGTGTGCTAATGAGAAGTTTAAGATAAGGAGTAATGAGGACATGGCTCTGACAAAAGATCACATGCAAGCAATCTGTGTGTACACAAATGAAGGTGTGTATCCACAGTTTAATGAAGCAGTCAGAGAACAAAGGAAAAATTATACTAAGTCATTCCAGTACCATATTTTACATTCCCTGTTGACAACAGCCATTAGAATCTTGAATCCTAAACGCCGCTGTCACACCACCTACAGACGAACTAAAGCTGCATTTACTGGAAAACTCAACCAAAAAATTCGTTTTGGTTCTTTTGCATCCAGCTCTTACAGAACAGACCTGACCCTCTTTGGTAATGAAACCTGCTTTAAGATTAAGACCTGCTATGGTGgatatttaaaaaactattcATTCTTCAATGACACCGAGCAGGAATTCCTTATCCCACCTTATGAGATGTTCACTATTAAAGGCATAGTTAAAGACAAAGAGCTGGACGACTGTAACATTGTCTATGTGTTGAAGAGTGCAGGACGTAAAAGTAATCTGAACTGCaagttatttagttttattcaaaagtttaaaaaccatGTCATATCTTTCTTGTCACCAAAGCCAAGATAA